A segment of the Bacteroidales bacterium genome:
TCGATTTAATAATAAACAAAATGCTTCCTGTCATTGCCGAAGAAAAACTTGCTGATTATATTGATGTGTTTTGCGATAAAGGATTCTTTTCAGTTAAAGACACCGAAAGGATTTTATCGGCAGGACAGAAATATAATTTAACTCCGAAAATACATGCAAATGAACTTGGCTATACGGGCGGAGTGCAGGTTGGTGTGAAACATAAAGCTCTTTCTGTTGACCATTTGGAATATACAGGCGAAGAAGAAATCAAGTGCTTATTAAAATCAGAAACAATGCCCACGCTTTTACCGGGAACTTCTTTCTTTTTAGGATTACCTTATGCTCCTGCTCGCAAAATGATTGATGCGGGTTTACCGGTTGCTTTAGCAAGCGATTTTAATCCCGGCTCATCACCATCGGAAAATATGCAGTTTGTGATTTCGCTTGGTTGCATAAAATATAAAATGACTCCCGAAGAAGCCATAAATGCTGCAACTATAAATAGCGCTTATGCAATGGGAGTTGAAAAAGAACTCGGAGGTATTGCAGTTGGCAAAAAAGCAAATATTTTTATAACCAAACCAATTCCTTCTTATCAATATTTTCCTTATTCTTTCGGAAGCAATAAAGTTGAAATGGTGATTTTAAATGGGAAAATTCAATAATTCAATTTATTTTTGTAAAAATTTTAATATCATTTTATGAAAAAGTTAATCGAATGTGTTCCTAATTTCAGTGAAGGGCGCAACATGAATGTAATCAAACAAATTACCGCTCAGATTGAATCGGTTGAAGGAGTGAGACTACTCGACGTTGACCCGGGAAAAGCTACAAACAGAACTGTTGTAACTTTTGTAGGCGAACCGGAAGCAGTTATT
Coding sequences within it:
- the hutI gene encoding imidazolonepropionase — translated: MILIKNIKELIGIKQKPISKILGKDMSILNTLKDAFIFIENGKISDFGCMSESKHIYILKNNKEIKQIDAAGKMVFPCFCDSHTHIVYAGSREFDFIDKIKGLSYEEIAKRGGGILNSAKKLQGCTEQELVEQALLRLDEMKSFGTGAVEIKSGYGLSLESELKILRVIKKLKKLSPLTIKSTFLGAHAIPAKFKNAPEKYIDLIINKMLPVIAEEKLADYIDVFCDKGFFSVKDTERILSAGQKYNLTPKIHANELGYTGGVQVGVKHKALSVDHLEYTGEEEIKCLLKSETMPTLLPGTSFFLGLPYAPARKMIDAGLPVALASDFNPGSSPSENMQFVISLGCIKYKMTPEEAINAATINSAYAMGVEKELGGIAVGKKANIFITKPIPSYQYFPYSFGSNKVEMVILNGKIQ